In Amycolatopsis jiangsuensis, the following proteins share a genomic window:
- the xseA gene encoding exodeoxyribonuclease VII large subunit, translating into MSTEPATSAEQPWPVRTVARKIGDWIHRLGDVWVEGQVTQINARPGTQTAFLTLRDPSADVSMSVTCPMWLVRELETPLREGDRVVVHAKPSYFFGRGTLSLRADRIRAVGIGELLARIERLRKLLAAEGLFAVERKRPIPFLPQGIGLITGRASAAERDVLVNAQARWPHVLFKVVNTAVQGPQAVPQILRALSTLDKDPEVDVIVLARGGGSVEDLLPFSDEALCRAVAAAGTPIVSAIGHEPDTPLLDHVADLRCSTPTDASKCIVPDVREENARVRQMRDRGRRALHGWVDRETRLLTQLRSRPSLADPLGPVQRRLDDVELHRERGRRAMLGLLAKDQAEVAGARGRLTALGPAATMARGYAVVQFTDEAGNLQVLRSVSQVEDGARLRVRVADGAVHAVAGSVETTEGTTAKGDGP; encoded by the coding sequence ATGAGTACCGAACCGGCCACCAGTGCGGAACAGCCCTGGCCGGTGCGCACCGTCGCGCGCAAGATCGGGGACTGGATCCACCGGCTCGGGGACGTGTGGGTCGAGGGGCAGGTCACGCAGATCAACGCGCGGCCCGGGACGCAGACCGCGTTCCTCACCCTGCGGGATCCCTCGGCGGACGTGTCGATGTCGGTCACGTGTCCGATGTGGCTGGTGCGCGAGCTGGAAACGCCGTTGCGCGAAGGGGATCGCGTCGTCGTGCACGCGAAGCCCTCGTACTTCTTCGGGCGCGGGACGCTCAGCCTGCGGGCCGATCGGATTCGCGCGGTCGGCATCGGGGAGCTGCTCGCGCGCATCGAACGGCTGCGCAAGCTGCTCGCCGCCGAAGGGCTGTTCGCCGTCGAGCGGAAACGGCCGATTCCGTTCCTGCCGCAGGGAATCGGCCTGATCACCGGCCGCGCTTCGGCGGCCGAGCGGGACGTGCTGGTGAACGCGCAGGCCCGGTGGCCGCACGTGCTGTTCAAGGTGGTGAACACCGCCGTGCAGGGACCGCAGGCGGTGCCGCAGATCCTTCGCGCTCTGTCCACTCTGGACAAAGATCCGGAGGTCGACGTGATCGTGCTCGCCCGCGGTGGTGGCAGCGTCGAGGATCTGCTGCCGTTCTCCGACGAGGCGCTCTGCCGGGCGGTCGCGGCGGCGGGCACGCCGATCGTGAGCGCCATCGGGCACGAGCCGGACACCCCGTTGCTCGACCACGTCGCCGATCTGCGCTGTTCCACGCCCACCGACGCGAGCAAGTGCATCGTGCCCGACGTGCGTGAGGAGAACGCGCGCGTGCGGCAGATGCGGGACCGCGGCCGCCGGGCGCTGCACGGATGGGTCGACCGGGAGACGCGGCTGCTCACCCAGCTGCGCAGCCGTCCGTCGCTGGCCGATCCGCTGGGTCCGGTGCAGCGCCGCCTGGACGACGTCGAGCTGCACCGCGAACGCGGGCGGCGCGCGATGCTCGGCCTGCTCGCCAAGGACCAGGCCGAGGTGGCCGGCGCCCGCGGCCGGCTGACCGCGCTCGGACCGGCGGCCACGATGGCGCGTGGCTACGCGGTCGTCCAGTTCACCGACGAGGCAGGCAACCTCCAGGTGCTGCGGTCCGTCTCCCAGGTCGAGGACGGCGCACGGCTGCGCGTGCGGGTCGCCGACGGGGCGGTCCACGCGGTCGCCGGATCCGTCGAAACCACCGAAGGGACGACCGCGAAAGGAGACGGGCCGTGA
- a CDS encoding exonuclease SbcCD subunit D, translating to MRVLHTSDWHLGRTFHGADLLTEQEAVLTHIAGLVEREAVDVVVVAGDIYDRAVPSAEAVRVATTALARIRQAGAQLVLTPGNHDSAARLGAFAEFAAAGGLHLRATVAGIAEPVLLHDEHGPVAFYGLPYLEPEPSRHALGVPEARGHTGVLGEAMRRVRADLARRPKTRSVVLAHAFVTGGEPTESERTIAVGGVEQVPGSVFDGVDYVALGHLHGPQTLAEHLRYSGSPLAYSFSEARQRKSVWLVDLDVAGLAAVRRHELPVPRPLATLTGELSALLAEPDHEQWRAHFLSITVTDRVRPVEAMRRLRERFPFAVHMDWRPEGGVAGAELKYAEAVRGRSDLQIARSFLDDCRGAEPNEREERLVHLALEAANRAAVAKL from the coding sequence GTGAGAGTCCTCCACACATCCGACTGGCATCTCGGCCGCACGTTCCACGGCGCCGATCTGCTCACCGAACAGGAGGCCGTCCTCACGCACATCGCCGGACTCGTCGAGCGCGAGGCGGTCGACGTCGTGGTGGTGGCCGGTGACATCTACGACCGCGCGGTGCCCTCCGCCGAGGCCGTCCGGGTCGCCACGACCGCGCTCGCCCGCATCCGCCAAGCGGGCGCGCAGCTGGTGCTCACCCCGGGCAACCACGATTCGGCCGCCCGGCTGGGCGCGTTCGCGGAGTTCGCCGCGGCCGGCGGGCTGCACCTGCGCGCGACGGTCGCCGGTATCGCAGAACCCGTGCTGCTTCACGACGAACACGGTCCGGTGGCGTTCTACGGCCTGCCTTACCTGGAGCCGGAACCGTCGAGGCACGCACTGGGTGTCCCGGAGGCGCGGGGACACACCGGCGTACTCGGCGAAGCAATGCGCCGCGTACGTGCCGATCTGGCCCGCCGTCCGAAAACGCGCTCGGTGGTGCTGGCGCACGCGTTCGTCACCGGTGGTGAACCCACCGAGTCGGAGCGGACGATCGCTGTGGGCGGGGTCGAACAGGTACCGGGTTCGGTGTTCGACGGCGTGGACTACGTCGCGCTCGGGCATCTGCACGGTCCGCAGACGCTCGCCGAGCACCTGCGTTACTCGGGCAGTCCGCTGGCCTATTCGTTTTCCGAGGCCAGGCAACGGAAATCGGTCTGGCTGGTCGATCTCGACGTCGCCGGCCTGGCAGCTGTGCGTCGGCACGAGCTGCCCGTGCCGCGTCCGCTGGCCACGCTCACCGGTGAGCTGTCCGCGCTGCTCGCGGAGCCGGATCACGAGCAGTGGCGCGCGCATTTCCTCTCGATCACTGTCACCGACCGGGTCCGTCCGGTGGAGGCGATGCGCCGGCTTCGGGAGAGGTTTCCCTTCGCGGTGCATATGGACTGGCGGCCGGAAGGCGGAGTCGCCGGGGCGGAGCTGAAGTACGCCGAGGCAGTCCGTGGCCGCAGTGACCTGCAGATCGCGCGGAGCTTCCTCGACGACTGCCGGGGTGCCGAACCGAACGAGCGGGAAGAGCGGCTCGTGCACCTCGCCCTCGAAGCGGCGAACCGGGCGGCGGTGGCGAAGCTGTGA
- a CDS encoding 4-hydroxy-3-methylbut-2-enyl diphosphate reductase — MTSASPGTEPAGNPTISQSGAAKRVLLAKPRGYCAGVDRAVVAVEKALELYGPPVYVRKEIVHNRHVVDTLSERGVIFVDETSEVPEGALVVFSAHGVSPAVHAEAAERNLRTIDATCPLVTKVHKEVNRFAKDDYDILLIGHEGHEEVEGTSGEAPDKVQLVDQAEDVEKVSIRDPSKVIWLSQTTLSVDETMERVDQLRERFPGLSDPPSDDICYATTNRQVAVKAMAAECDLVLVVGSTNSSNSKRLVEVALKAGARASHLVDFATEVDESWLEGVSTVGVTSGASVPDVLVMDLLTWLADRGYGQVDEVTTANEKIAFALPKELRKATKTDS, encoded by the coding sequence ATGACCTCAGCGAGTCCCGGAACCGAGCCCGCCGGCAATCCGACGATCTCCCAGTCCGGCGCCGCCAAACGCGTGCTGCTCGCGAAGCCGCGCGGGTACTGCGCCGGCGTGGACCGCGCCGTCGTCGCGGTCGAGAAGGCGCTCGAGCTCTACGGCCCGCCGGTCTATGTGCGCAAGGAGATCGTGCACAACCGGCACGTCGTGGACACCCTGAGCGAACGCGGTGTGATCTTCGTCGACGAGACGTCCGAGGTCCCCGAGGGGGCGCTCGTGGTGTTCTCCGCGCACGGTGTGTCGCCGGCCGTCCACGCGGAGGCGGCGGAGCGGAACCTGCGCACGATCGACGCGACCTGCCCGCTGGTCACCAAGGTGCACAAAGAGGTCAACCGTTTCGCCAAGGACGACTACGACATCCTCCTGATCGGCCACGAGGGCCACGAGGAGGTCGAGGGCACCTCGGGTGAGGCACCCGACAAGGTCCAGCTGGTCGACCAGGCCGAAGACGTCGAGAAGGTCAGCATTCGCGACCCGTCCAAGGTGATCTGGCTGTCGCAGACCACGCTGTCGGTCGACGAGACGATGGAGCGCGTGGACCAGCTGCGCGAGCGGTTCCCCGGCCTGAGCGACCCGCCGAGTGACGACATCTGTTACGCCACCACGAATCGCCAGGTCGCGGTCAAGGCCATGGCCGCGGAGTGCGACCTGGTCCTGGTGGTCGGCTCGACGAACTCGTCGAATTCGAAGCGCCTGGTGGAAGTCGCCCTGAAGGCCGGCGCCCGAGCCTCCCACCTGGTCGACTTCGCCACCGAGGTCGACGAATCATGGCTGGAAGGCGTGTCGACGGTGGGCGTCACCTCCGGCGCCTCGGTCCCGGACGTCCTGGTGATGGACCTGCTGACCTGGCTGGCCGACCGAGGCTACGGCCAGGTCGACGAGGTGACCACAGCGAACGAGAAGATCGCCTTCGCCCTGCCGAAGGAACTCCGAAAAGCCACCAAGACGGACTCCTGA
- a CDS encoding lipid droplet-associated protein: MKPLPLPLRVAAGLAVTTAERVRELPKQLTGLPVTVVSQALQLSMRVQQHVTELAIKGDDALSLLRPVEDTPSWATFDEDAEPDLAPARPNLVPVDDLPQPHANGHRTPAPGLATNVGDEDGPADPWLEEARALAEDHAEGENDSAGGPATPDDGAGLSHRVEPEVRPADGDESTNQADAHKKAHENAHESTGVSEGGSGPAGLAGYDELTLPQLRARLRRLSVPQLEELLAYEKDHADRASFTGMLARRIANARKADEVNEDGPASGT, translated from the coding sequence ATGAAGCCACTCCCGCTCCCCCTCCGGGTCGCCGCGGGCCTCGCCGTCACCACCGCCGAGCGGGTTCGTGAGCTCCCGAAACAACTCACCGGTCTGCCGGTCACCGTCGTGAGCCAGGCACTGCAGCTGTCCATGCGCGTCCAACAGCACGTCACCGAGCTGGCCATCAAGGGCGACGACGCGCTGTCCCTGCTCCGTCCGGTCGAGGACACCCCCAGCTGGGCGACGTTCGACGAGGACGCCGAGCCCGACCTCGCACCCGCCCGGCCGAATCTGGTTCCGGTGGACGATCTTCCGCAGCCGCACGCGAACGGGCACCGCACGCCGGCGCCCGGCCTCGCCACCAATGTGGGGGACGAAGACGGGCCCGCAGACCCGTGGCTCGAAGAGGCGCGCGCGCTCGCCGAGGACCACGCCGAGGGTGAGAACGACAGTGCCGGTGGTCCGGCTACCCCTGACGACGGCGCCGGCCTCAGTCACCGGGTCGAGCCGGAAGTCCGCCCAGCCGACGGCGACGAGAGCACGAACCAAGCCGACGCACACAAGAAGGCGCACGAGAACGCGCACGAGAGTACCGGCGTGAGCGAGGGCGGAAGCGGACCGGCAGGACTCGCGGGCTACGACGAACTCACCCTGCCGCAGCTGCGTGCCCGGTTGCGCCGGCTCTCGGTGCCGCAGCTGGAGGAGCTGCTGGCCTATGAGAAGGACCACGCCGACCGGGCGTCGTTCACCGGGATGCTCGCTCGGCGCATCGCCAACGCGCGCAAAGCCGACGAGGTGAACGAGGACGGTCCCGCGTCAGGCACATGA
- the rmuC gene encoding DNA recombination protein RmuC — protein METVITTAAVVLALILCVAVALLWRLYNDGMRRADAAARLVAAERAKGDQQQLALRRYEVAFASIHGRGELGEQVLAETARALGLREGLHYTLQTDLAGGGSAKPDLVLNVGGGRAVPVDAKASMAIWAEAVETDDPEERLDALRVHVRQLRSRAAELAGKGYQRWADAIYGTIMFVPSDAAVVAALDTDPELLRWLIDRRVFLCGPTGFGVLASAALFAASDRALVEDVEQVRAGAASAHRAAGNAVEALNLSTTHLQRFVSARRRELEALEAFRSTVAPLTEASGSPAPVPQLRKGDELAAS, from the coding sequence GTGGAGACGGTGATCACCACCGCGGCCGTCGTGCTCGCGCTGATCCTGTGCGTCGCGGTCGCCCTGCTGTGGCGGCTGTACAACGACGGGATGCGCCGGGCGGACGCGGCCGCGCGGCTCGTCGCGGCGGAGCGCGCGAAGGGGGACCAGCAACAGCTCGCGCTGCGCCGGTACGAAGTGGCGTTCGCGTCGATCCACGGAAGGGGCGAGCTGGGCGAACAGGTTCTGGCGGAGACTGCGCGCGCGCTCGGTTTGCGGGAGGGGCTGCACTACACGCTCCAGACCGACCTCGCCGGCGGCGGGAGCGCGAAGCCGGATCTCGTGCTGAACGTCGGCGGCGGCCGCGCGGTTCCGGTCGATGCGAAGGCGAGCATGGCCATCTGGGCGGAAGCGGTCGAGACCGACGATCCGGAAGAGCGGCTCGACGCGCTGCGCGTCCACGTCCGGCAACTGCGCTCCCGTGCGGCAGAGCTCGCCGGCAAGGGATACCAGCGCTGGGCGGACGCGATTTACGGAACGATCATGTTCGTCCCGTCCGACGCGGCCGTCGTCGCCGCTCTCGACACCGACCCGGAACTGCTGCGCTGGCTCATCGACCGCCGGGTGTTCCTTTGTGGACCGACCGGCTTCGGCGTCCTCGCCTCGGCCGCGTTGTTCGCGGCCAGCGATCGAGCGCTGGTCGAGGACGTGGAACAGGTGCGCGCGGGAGCGGCCTCCGCGCACCGGGCTGCCGGGAACGCGGTGGAGGCGCTCAATCTGTCCACAACGCACCTGCAGCGTTTCGTCTCCGCACGTCGGCGCGAGCTGGAGGCGCTGGAGGCTTTCCGTTCCACAGTGGCGCCGCTCACCGAGGCGTCCGGCAGCCCAGCGCCGGTACCACAGCTGCGGAAGGGAGACGAATTGGCTGCCAGCTGA
- a CDS encoding IS256 family transposase — MAAPHSVDPAQLVEELASAGVSPDLLQTMIATMANALMSSQADQQCGAGYGERSSERTNQRNGYRAREWDTRAGTIELAVPKLRQGSYFPDWLLTHRRRAEQALVTVVATAYLLGVSTRRVEKLAEQLGVKSLSRSQVSEMATHLDGQVAAFRERPLDQGPYTFVWVDALTVKVREDGRVVNVHALLATGVNADGHREILGLDVASSEDGAGWLAFLRGLVARGLSGVQLVISDAHPGLVAAIASALPGAAWQRCRTHYLRNLLSRVPKSAQPHVATQVRTIFDQPDADAVTAQYGRVVDTLTARWPDAAEHLDNARDELLAFTAYPREVWRQIWSNNPQERLNKEIRRRTDVVGIFPGRDSLIRLVGAVLAEQSDEWTENRRYMGLDLLARSRIRIVTTEAAPTGSEALMTTEAITA, encoded by the coding sequence ATGGCCGCACCACACAGTGTGGACCCTGCCCAGCTTGTCGAGGAGCTCGCCTCGGCGGGTGTGTCGCCGGATCTGTTGCAGACGATGATCGCGACGATGGCGAACGCGTTGATGTCGTCGCAGGCCGATCAGCAGTGCGGGGCCGGCTATGGCGAGCGCAGCAGCGAGCGGACGAACCAGCGCAACGGCTACCGGGCCCGGGAGTGGGACACCCGAGCGGGCACGATCGAGTTGGCGGTGCCGAAGCTGCGCCAGGGCTCCTATTTCCCGGACTGGCTGCTGACCCACCGCCGCCGCGCCGAGCAGGCCCTGGTCACCGTCGTGGCCACGGCCTACCTACTCGGTGTCTCCACCCGGCGGGTGGAGAAGCTGGCCGAACAACTCGGGGTGAAGTCGCTGTCGCGTTCGCAGGTCAGCGAGATGGCCACGCACCTCGACGGGCAGGTCGCCGCGTTCCGCGAGCGCCCGCTCGACCAGGGCCCGTACACGTTCGTGTGGGTCGACGCGCTCACGGTGAAGGTCCGCGAAGACGGCCGGGTGGTCAACGTGCACGCGCTGCTCGCGACCGGGGTGAACGCCGACGGGCACCGCGAGATCCTCGGCCTGGATGTGGCCTCCAGCGAGGACGGAGCGGGCTGGTTGGCGTTCCTGCGCGGTCTGGTCGCCCGCGGCCTGTCCGGGGTCCAGCTCGTCATCTCCGACGCCCATCCCGGCTTGGTGGCGGCGATCGCCTCGGCGTTGCCGGGTGCGGCGTGGCAGCGGTGTCGCACCCACTACCTGCGTAACCTGCTCTCCCGTGTTCCGAAGTCGGCGCAGCCGCATGTCGCTACGCAGGTGCGCACGATCTTCGACCAGCCCGACGCCGACGCCGTCACAGCCCAGTACGGACGCGTGGTCGACACTCTCACCGCGCGCTGGCCCGACGCAGCCGAGCACCTCGACAACGCCCGCGATGAGCTGCTGGCGTTCACCGCATATCCGCGCGAGGTCTGGCGCCAGATCTGGTCGAACAACCCTCAAGAGCGACTGAACAAGGAGATCCGCCGTCGCACCGACGTGGTCGGGATCTTCCCCGGCCGCGACTCCCTGATCCGCCTCGTCGGCGCCGTCCTGGCCGAACAGAGTGATGAGTGGACCGAGAACCGCCGCTACATGGGCCTCGATCTACTGGCCCGCTCACGCATCCGCATCGTCACCACCGAAGCCGCACCGACCGGCAGCGAGGCACTCATGACAACCGAGGCAATAACCGCCTAG
- a CDS encoding DUF6542 domain-containing protein codes for MPWDERLVVGARRGLPWWGAVLVGFGLAVLGAIIDEKTQGSLEFVFKAGYFLGAVIAVGAVQRRALFGPMVQPPLVLAVTVPGVVLVTGGSSGGSDTLSKLLNIGTPLINGFPTMAVTTAVTLLFGFFRIYRERDPNAPVKFKDGKQPRDREDGEPPARPRNRPAAGRTGQTPPPPGSSRRTPRERGVDAPPPRRPRPPAEPGARPRREPRDPGVRGGRKPPPPGRPRPPEGDPRRRDPRGEPPPRRRPRADEPPPGRPRPPRREPPRRPRPWDDNA; via the coding sequence GTGCCCTGGGACGAGCGTCTCGTTGTCGGCGCGAGGCGCGGGCTGCCCTGGTGGGGAGCCGTGCTCGTGGGCTTCGGCTTGGCCGTGCTCGGCGCCATCATCGACGAGAAAACCCAGGGCAGCCTCGAATTCGTCTTCAAGGCCGGCTACTTCCTGGGGGCCGTGATCGCGGTCGGCGCAGTACAGAGACGCGCGCTGTTCGGCCCGATGGTGCAGCCGCCACTGGTTCTGGCGGTCACGGTGCCCGGCGTCGTCCTGGTGACCGGCGGCAGTTCCGGCGGCTCCGACACCCTGTCGAAGCTGCTCAACATCGGCACCCCGCTCATCAACGGGTTCCCGACGATGGCGGTCACCACGGCCGTCACTCTGCTGTTCGGTTTCTTCCGCATCTACCGCGAACGCGACCCGAACGCGCCGGTCAAGTTCAAGGACGGCAAGCAACCGCGCGACCGCGAAGACGGCGAGCCTCCCGCACGCCCCCGCAACCGCCCGGCGGCCGGACGCACCGGGCAAACGCCTCCGCCGCCCGGCAGTTCGCGTCGCACGCCGCGCGAACGAGGCGTCGACGCGCCGCCGCCTCGGCGCCCGCGTCCGCCTGCGGAACCGGGTGCGCGGCCTCGGCGAGAGCCACGGGACCCGGGCGTTCGCGGTGGGCGTAAACCTCCTCCTCCTGGCCGGCCGCGGCCACCCGAAGGCGACCCGCGCCGACGCGATCCGCGGGGCGAACCGCCGCCTCGCCGCCGGCCCCGCGCCGACGAGCCACCACCGGGACGCCCCCGCCCTCCACGCCGGGAACCCCCGCGCCGCCCACGCCCCTGGGATGACAACGCCTGA